In Trichoderma breve strain T069 chromosome 4, whole genome shotgun sequence, the following proteins share a genomic window:
- a CDS encoding SOS response associated peptidase (SRAP) domain-containing protein, whose product MCGRYSLAISPSLIRQMLEDDGVPIADAPDDEGSEAPHQSYNFAPGSNGIVCTAGTHHRGTQPTPNDSYTSTPDCEPHQTKKDPQEHGGEEVEFKLQSMNWGIVPSWSSKNAASTPKAINCRDDSLRTPGGMWQSMKTRKRCIVVAQGFFEWLHVSPKEKVPHFVKRRDGRLMCFAGLWDAIKHEDTVDKRYTYSIITTSSNQQLRFLHNRMPVIFDADSKNFRQWLNPRQTRWTHDLQSLLKPYEGDLEVYPVCKDVGKVGRSSPSFILPLSDKGNGRDIARFFSSTSQNSEPKKQTGMGKHEKEGNQDTSITNAKLSPVERAETNKKHKISDVSSPTSKRRQVKPGPPGVKKITDFFS is encoded by the exons ATGTGTGGTCGATACTCATTAGCAATT TCTCCGTCTTTAATTCGCCAGAtgctggaagatgatggcgttcCAATAGCGGATGCTCCTGATGACGAGGGCTCTGAGGCTCCCCATCAATCGTATAACTTTGCTCCTGGTTCTAATGGCATTGTTTGTACGGCCGGTACACATCACCGCGGCACACAGCCAACACCCAATGACTCTTATACAAGTACCCCAGACTGCGAACCCCACCAAACGAAAAAGGACCCGCAGGAGCATGGTGGCGAGGAAGTCGAGTTCAAACTTCAATCAATGAACTGGGGAATTGTACCTTCATGGTCAAGTAAGAATGCTGCCTCGACTCCAAAGGCCATCAACTGCAGAGATGATTCTCTGAGGACACCCGGTGGCATGTGGCAGTCAATGAAAACCCGTAAAAGATGTATCGTTGTAGCTCAGGGGTTCTTCGAGTGGCTTCATGTGAGCCCTAAGGAGAAAGTCCCGCATTTTGTAAAGCGCAGAGATGGCCGCTTAATGTGCTTTGCCGGCCTCTGGGACGCTATTAAGCACGAAG ACACTGTAGACAAGCGTTATACGTATTCGATCATCACAACCAGTTCAAACCAACAGCTCCGATTTCTGCACAACCGCATGCCGGTTATCTTTGATGCTGACTCCAAGAACTTTCGACAGTGGCTAAATCCACGGCAAACTCGATGGACCCATGATCTACAGTCCCTACTGAAGCCCTACGAAGGAGACCTAGAGGTGTACCCAGTATGTAAGGACGTTGGAAAAGTTGGTCGTAGCTCGCCATCCTTCATCTTACCATTGAGTGACAAAGGCAATGGGCGTGATATAGCCCGGTTTTTCTCCAGCACCTCCCAAAATTCGGAGCCAAAAAAACAGACTGGGATGGGTAAGCATGAAAAAGAGGGTAATCAAGATACCAGTATTACCAATGCCAAGCTCAGTCCTGTTGAAAGAGCAGAGACCAACAAAAAGCACAAGATCTCCGACGTTTCTAGCCCTACGTCAAAAAGGAGACAGGTTAAGCCAGGCCCCCCAGGCGTCAAGAAGATAACGGATTTCTTCAGTTGA